One window of the Streptomyces sp. NBC_00259 genome contains the following:
- a CDS encoding putative T7SS-secreted protein, producing MGIGDLISDITPDSVENAVEDGVEWVGNRVEDAGNWTADRLDDVGWESGADWVREQSRSVANRMGAEVDEMDLGQTEDKTKLIYGSADTIRSTAKKLRSFATSFDNAGEGLKGLKSSELKGEAAEALRKAVSIQPPKWFKGADACEKAASAMESFAGTVTWAQGQAQTAIDKWKEGVKASEAAADAHRKKIDDYNSAVDRYNAQPADERNPSTLPPCPAPTFTDPGKKLMQDAQDLLAEARKQRNTAAETARTAVRAARDTAPEKPSYAEQLGDGLQELQIMGDHVGGGLIKGTAGLVNFVRGINPLDPYNITHPAEYATNLNSLAAGLVVAVNDPVGTGKQMVSDFMKDPYEGFGRLLPDAALTVATGGGGAAVKALKVVENAADAAKARRLADNSPDGTHNTPDGDRKAGGDPVDLATGRMFLPQTDVELPGILPMMFTRRTESGLALGCFLGPAWTSTVDERLEIDAIGVVHVTAEGLLVTYPHPVPGAPTRPESGGARTLLDRDAAGHYTVTAADSGLTFHFTAPSGSEPGGDGRAWLSVITDRNGHSVTVDRAEDGLPTGLVHSAGHHLKLSAADGLVTALSLAGAGEGGTDLPLMNYGYEDGNLTAVTKPSGATTTFVYDDRRRVTAWIDSNRSRYDYVYDDRDRVVSEGGEAGHVQISLAYTDPDPETGHRTTTLTTADGHTTRHLFGPRCRLLALTDPLGHTTRFSYDRRGNLLTHTDPLGLTTVLSYDEDDRLVSAVRPDGSELRTVRGPFGLPVEVVGPDGTRVLHEYDERGNRTAVTDQAGSTTRHTWDDAGRLTSVTDPLGAVTRVVCDATGLPVEVTGPTGAVTRTERDALGRPVRTTGPTGGVTLFAWDVDGQLARRTGPDGSTEAWTYDGEGNCLTHTDASDGVSRFEYTHFDLPVARTGPDGVRHEFEHDAELHLTRVTNPQGLTWDYEYDAAGNVVRESDFDGRTLTYRVDAAGRLAARVDALGGTISFERDRLGQVIRKDVDGRVTTYAYDRAGRLLEAAGPDGELRYQYDRRGKVKTELVDGRPVVYAYDALGRRTRRTTPTGHVTSYAYDAGGRPEHLTTGGRRVGFTHDAAGREVSRVLGDRVTMTSAWDAAGRLAEQHITAGARPVTGRSYSYRADGHLVAMTDRHAGTRTFDLDPAGRVTAVHARGWTERYAYDTAGNQTSATWPSRHPGGEATGERAYTGTAITRAGGTRFEHDALGRVTLRQKTRLSRKPDTWRYEWDTENRLTCVTTPDGTRWKYRYDPLGRRTAKQRLAPDGESVTEESRFTWDGLTLCEQTDHRSGGPHTVALTWDHRDVVPLTQTERILTADSRQQEIDRRFFAIATDLVGTPTELIDDSGDIAWRSRSTLWGTTAWARDGSTYTPLRFPGQYYDPETGLHYNCFRHYDPETGRYASPDPLGLAPAPNPVAYVGNPHSGCDPLGLMPKYTKEEKAQKAREDALTAMDQVIARAQEGKIKKAGNYHADDHGFTEEMVTEILKKPDAVYHSTAGSGNLIFRQGEDVVVTRADKVGAGNVITAYGSSGIKGPSGAEALGGSPSDPGAPITHAAVVEGRIPAKNGYMPPAVQVR from the coding sequence ATGGGCATCGGCGATCTGATCAGCGACATCACCCCGGACTCGGTCGAGAACGCGGTCGAGGACGGCGTCGAGTGGGTCGGCAACCGGGTCGAGGACGCCGGGAACTGGACCGCCGACCGCCTGGACGACGTCGGCTGGGAATCCGGCGCGGACTGGGTGCGCGAGCAGTCGCGTTCGGTGGCCAACCGCATGGGCGCCGAGGTCGACGAGATGGACCTCGGGCAGACCGAGGACAAGACCAAGCTGATCTACGGCAGCGCTGACACCATCCGCTCCACGGCGAAGAAGCTCCGGTCCTTCGCGACGTCTTTCGACAACGCCGGCGAAGGCCTCAAGGGCCTCAAGTCCTCCGAACTCAAGGGCGAGGCGGCCGAGGCTCTGCGGAAGGCGGTGAGCATCCAGCCGCCCAAGTGGTTCAAGGGCGCCGACGCCTGCGAGAAGGCGGCCTCCGCGATGGAGTCGTTCGCCGGAACGGTCACCTGGGCGCAGGGGCAGGCGCAGACCGCGATCGACAAGTGGAAGGAGGGCGTCAAGGCTTCCGAGGCCGCCGCCGACGCCCACCGCAAGAAGATCGACGACTACAACAGCGCGGTCGACCGCTACAACGCCCAGCCCGCGGACGAGCGCAACCCGTCCACCCTGCCGCCGTGCCCGGCCCCGACGTTCACGGACCCGGGCAAGAAGCTGATGCAGGACGCGCAGGACCTCCTCGCCGAGGCCCGCAAGCAGCGGAACACGGCCGCGGAGACCGCGCGCACCGCGGTGCGCGCCGCCCGTGACACGGCCCCGGAGAAGCCGTCCTACGCCGAGCAGCTGGGCGACGGGCTCCAGGAGCTGCAGATCATGGGCGACCACGTCGGCGGCGGCCTCATCAAGGGCACCGCAGGGCTGGTGAACTTCGTCCGCGGGATCAACCCCCTGGACCCGTACAACATCACGCACCCGGCCGAGTACGCGACCAACCTGAACAGCCTGGCCGCGGGGCTGGTCGTCGCCGTCAACGACCCTGTGGGCACGGGCAAGCAGATGGTCAGCGACTTCATGAAGGACCCGTACGAGGGCTTCGGACGTCTGCTGCCGGACGCGGCGCTGACCGTGGCCACCGGCGGTGGCGGCGCCGCGGTCAAGGCGCTGAAGGTCGTGGAGAACGCCGCCGACGCGGCGAAGGCACGCCGGCTGGCCGACAACTCCCCGGACGGCACCCACAACACCCCCGACGGAGACCGCAAGGCGGGTGGTGACCCGGTCGACCTCGCCACGGGCCGGATGTTCCTCCCGCAGACCGACGTCGAACTGCCGGGCATCCTGCCGATGATGTTCACCCGCCGCACCGAGTCCGGTCTCGCGCTGGGCTGCTTCCTGGGCCCCGCCTGGACGTCCACGGTCGACGAGCGGCTGGAGATCGACGCGATCGGCGTCGTCCACGTCACCGCCGAAGGCCTCCTGGTCACGTACCCGCACCCGGTGCCCGGCGCGCCCACCCGGCCGGAGTCGGGCGGCGCCCGTACGCTGCTGGACCGCGACGCGGCCGGCCACTACACGGTCACCGCCGCCGACAGCGGTCTGACCTTCCACTTCACCGCACCGTCCGGGAGCGAGCCGGGCGGTGACGGCCGTGCCTGGCTGTCCGTCATCACCGACCGCAACGGCCACTCCGTCACCGTCGACCGCGCCGAGGACGGGCTGCCGACGGGCCTGGTCCATTCGGCGGGCCACCACCTGAAGCTGTCGGCCGCCGACGGCCTGGTCACCGCCCTGTCCCTGGCGGGCGCCGGCGAGGGCGGCACGGACCTCCCTCTGATGAACTACGGCTACGAGGACGGGAACCTCACCGCCGTCACCAAGCCCTCCGGAGCCACCACCACCTTCGTCTACGACGACCGCCGCCGCGTCACCGCCTGGATCGACTCCAACCGAAGCCGCTACGACTACGTCTACGACGACCGCGACCGCGTCGTCTCCGAGGGCGGCGAGGCGGGCCACGTCCAGATCTCCCTGGCGTACACCGACCCGGACCCCGAGACGGGCCACCGCACCACCACGCTCACCACCGCCGACGGTCACACGACCCGCCATCTGTTCGGCCCCCGCTGCCGTCTGCTGGCGCTCACCGACCCCTTGGGGCACACGACCCGGTTCAGCTACGACCGGCGCGGCAACCTCCTGACCCACACCGACCCGCTGGGCCTCACCACCGTCCTCTCCTACGACGAGGACGACAGGCTCGTCTCCGCAGTCCGTCCCGACGGCAGCGAACTGCGGACCGTGCGCGGTCCGTTCGGTCTGCCGGTGGAGGTCGTCGGGCCGGACGGCACCCGTGTGCTGCACGAGTACGACGAACGCGGCAACCGCACCGCCGTCACCGACCAGGCCGGCTCCACCACCCGTCACACCTGGGACGACGCCGGTCGCCTCACCTCCGTCACCGATCCCCTCGGAGCCGTCACACGCGTGGTGTGCGACGCGACGGGGCTGCCCGTGGAGGTGACCGGCCCGACGGGTGCCGTCACCCGCACGGAGCGCGACGCCCTCGGCCGCCCGGTCCGCACGACCGGTCCGACGGGCGGGGTCACCCTCTTCGCGTGGGACGTCGACGGTCAACTCGCCCGTCGCACGGGCCCCGACGGCTCCACCGAGGCGTGGACCTACGACGGCGAGGGCAACTGCCTGACCCACACCGACGCGTCCGATGGCGTCTCCCGCTTCGAGTACACCCACTTCGACCTGCCCGTCGCCCGCACGGGGCCCGACGGCGTCCGCCACGAGTTCGAGCACGACGCGGAGCTCCACCTCACCCGAGTCACCAACCCGCAGGGGCTGACCTGGGACTACGAGTACGACGCAGCCGGGAACGTCGTCCGCGAGAGCGACTTCGACGGACGCACCCTCACCTACCGGGTGGACGCCGCCGGCCGCCTCGCGGCCCGCGTCGACGCGCTCGGCGGCACCATATCGTTCGAACGCGACCGCCTGGGCCAGGTGATCCGCAAGGACGTCGACGGCCGGGTGACGACGTACGCCTACGACCGGGCCGGACGCCTGCTGGAGGCAGCCGGGCCGGACGGCGAACTCCGGTACCAGTACGACCGCCGCGGCAAGGTGAAGACCGAGCTGGTCGACGGCCGCCCCGTCGTCTACGCCTACGACGCCCTGGGCCGCCGCACCCGCCGTACGACCCCCACCGGCCATGTCACCTCCTACGCCTACGACGCCGGCGGCAGGCCGGAGCACCTGACCACCGGCGGTCGCCGCGTCGGCTTCACCCATGACGCCGCCGGCCGGGAGGTCTCCCGCGTCCTCGGCGACAGAGTCACCATGACCTCCGCCTGGGACGCGGCCGGACGGCTGGCCGAACAGCACATCACGGCCGGGGCGCGGCCCGTGACCGGCAGGTCCTACTCCTACCGCGCCGACGGCCACCTGGTCGCCATGACGGACCGGCACGCGGGCACCCGCACCTTCGACCTGGACCCGGCGGGCCGGGTCACCGCCGTCCATGCCCGCGGCTGGACCGAGCGGTACGCGTACGACACCGCAGGCAACCAGACGTCCGCGACCTGGCCGTCCCGGCATCCGGGGGGCGAGGCCACCGGGGAGCGCGCCTACACCGGTACCGCGATCACCCGCGCGGGCGGGACCCGCTTCGAGCACGACGCGCTCGGGCGGGTCACCCTGCGGCAGAAGACCCGTCTCTCCCGCAAGCCCGACACCTGGCGCTACGAGTGGGACACGGAGAACCGCCTCACCTGCGTGACCACCCCCGACGGGACCCGCTGGAAGTACCGCTACGACCCCCTGGGACGCCGTACCGCGAAGCAGCGCCTGGCACCCGACGGCGAGAGCGTGACCGAGGAGAGCCGGTTCACCTGGGACGGTCTCACCCTGTGCGAACAGACCGACCACCGGTCCGGCGGGCCGCACACGGTCGCCCTCACCTGGGACCACCGGGACGTCGTCCCCCTGACCCAGACCGAGCGCATCCTCACCGCCGACAGCCGGCAGCAGGAGATCGACCGCCGGTTCTTCGCCATCGCCACCGACCTCGTCGGCACGCCCACCGAACTGATCGACGACTCCGGCGACATCGCCTGGCGGTCCCGCTCCACTCTGTGGGGAACCACCGCCTGGGCCCGCGACGGCAGCACCTACACGCCCCTGCGCTTTCCCGGCCAGTACTACGACCCCGAGACCGGCCTCCACTACAACTGCTTCCGCCACTACGACCCCGAGACCGGCCGCTACGCCTCCCCGGACCCTCTCGGCCTCGCGCCCGCGCCGAATCCGGTCGCCTACGTGGGCAACCCGCACAGCGGGTGCGACCCCCTGGGCCTCATGCCCAAGTACACGAAGGAGGAGAAGGCCCAGAAGGCGCGGGAGGACGCCCTCACCGCCATGGACCAAGTCATCGCCAGGGCACAGGAGGGCAAGATCAAGAAGGCCGGGAACTACCACGCGGACGACCACGGCTTCACGGAGGAAATGGTCACGGAGATCCTCAAGAAGCCGGACGCGGTGTACCACTCGACCGCGGGCAGTGGAAACCTGATCTTCCGTCAGGGAGAGGACGTCGTCGTGACGCGAGCCGACAAGGTAGGGGCAGGCAACGTCATCACGGCGTACGGTTCGTCCGGCATCAAGGGCCCTTCCGGGGCCGAGGCGCTCGGTGGCTCGCCGTCTGACCCCGGTGCGCCGATTACGCATGCAGCCGTGGTGGAGGGCAGGATTCCAGCGAAGAACGGCTACATGCCTCCCGCAGTACAGGTCAGATGA
- a CDS encoding MFS transporter: MKGSVTFLDTRPLRSSRPFRDLWIGSAASQLGGQMAAVAVLAQVWDLTASPVSTGLIGLATGLPMVVFGLLGGTLADAVDRRAVVRYTTAGQLLAAAGLCVQALADNQNVVLLLALVATGAACGALGAPARRTFPVRLLPADQVAAGLALNNVSFQTAMLAGPALAGMLIARWDFPAAYAAQALAAAISTLAVIRLPAMRPTVTDAAVTDAAAGRRRPERGGWRVVLRRPTLWGSMATDLSATLLAMPVALFPLVNEIRFGGNPQTLGLFLSAVAVGRITAGLFSGMVTRRRRAGLVQLVAACVWGLALAGFGLAGPLWPALGCLAVAGAADTVSVITRSALVQLETPDAYRGRVSSVEHVIGVAGPELGNFRGGLLASVTSAPFALVAGGLSATLAIGAVAAANASLRAYRTPTPAPPTATEPAEPTTADAPTAAG; this comes from the coding sequence ATGAAGGGGAGCGTCACCTTCCTCGACACCCGCCCGCTGCGCAGCAGCCGGCCGTTCCGCGACCTGTGGATCGGCAGCGCCGCCTCCCAACTCGGCGGTCAGATGGCCGCCGTGGCGGTGCTGGCTCAGGTCTGGGACCTGACCGCCAGCCCGGTGAGCACCGGGCTCATCGGTCTGGCCACCGGACTGCCGATGGTGGTTTTCGGGCTGCTCGGGGGCACGTTGGCGGACGCCGTCGACCGCCGTGCCGTCGTGCGGTACACCACCGCCGGTCAGTTGCTGGCAGCCGCGGGGCTGTGCGTCCAGGCGCTGGCCGACAACCAGAACGTGGTGCTGCTGCTCGCCCTGGTCGCCACGGGGGCCGCCTGCGGCGCGCTTGGTGCCCCTGCCCGGCGCACCTTCCCGGTCAGGCTGCTGCCGGCCGACCAGGTTGCGGCAGGGCTCGCACTCAACAACGTCTCCTTCCAGACGGCGATGCTGGCAGGACCCGCGCTGGCCGGAATGCTCATCGCCCGTTGGGACTTCCCCGCCGCCTACGCTGCGCAGGCCTTGGCAGCGGCGATCTCGACGCTCGCGGTGATCCGTCTCCCCGCCATGCGTCCCACGGTCACCGACGCCGCGGTCACCGACGCGGCTGCCGGCAGACGTCGGCCGGAGCGTGGCGGCTGGCGCGTCGTCCTGCGCCGACCGACGCTGTGGGGCTCGATGGCCACCGACCTGTCCGCAACGCTGCTCGCGATGCCGGTCGCGCTTTTCCCCCTGGTCAACGAGATCCGCTTCGGCGGCAACCCGCAGACCCTCGGACTGTTCCTTTCGGCCGTCGCGGTCGGAAGGATCACCGCCGGCCTGTTCTCCGGCATGGTGACGCGCCGGCGCCGCGCCGGTCTGGTCCAGTTGGTCGCGGCCTGCGTCTGGGGCCTGGCGCTGGCCGGCTTCGGCCTCGCCGGGCCGCTGTGGCCGGCTCTGGGCTGCCTGGCCGTGGCCGGCGCCGCCGACACGGTGTCCGTGATCACCCGCAGTGCCCTGGTACAGCTGGAGACCCCGGACGCGTACCGGGGGCGGGTTTCCTCCGTGGAACACGTCATCGGCGTCGCAGGTCCCGAACTCGGCAACTTCCGCGGCGGACTGCTGGCTTCGGTCACCTCCGCCCCCTTCGCCCTGGTCGCCGGTGGCCTGTCCGCCACCCTGGCGATCGGCGCCGTGGCCGCGGCCAACGCCTCCCTCCGCGCCTACCGCACGCCGACGCCCGCTCCGCCCACCGCCACGGAGCCGGCCGAGCCGACGACCGCCGACGCGCCAACGGCAGCCGGCTAG
- a CDS encoding MarR family winged helix-turn-helix transcriptional regulator yields MTSADPTTLPDPWQPLHKLLAAMDNEIEQVYVERGIEGVRPRFAYPLIRLAHTGPLTIRELAESLDRSHSAISQTIAAMRKEDLVTSSPGADARTRRIDLTERGRSLVPFLEAEWRATQAAVAELDGETPYALTALVEELRRALEQRPMRQRILDHLVEPPR; encoded by the coding sequence GTGACATCTGCGGATCCCACGACACTGCCTGACCCCTGGCAGCCGCTGCACAAGCTGCTGGCCGCCATGGACAACGAGATCGAGCAGGTCTACGTCGAGCGCGGCATCGAGGGGGTGCGGCCGCGGTTCGCCTATCCGCTGATCCGGCTCGCCCACACAGGGCCCTTGACCATCCGCGAACTCGCGGAGTCCCTCGACCGCTCCCATTCCGCGATCAGCCAGACCATCGCCGCCATGCGCAAGGAGGATCTGGTCACCTCCTCCCCGGGGGCCGACGCCCGCACCCGGCGGATCGACCTGACCGAGCGCGGCCGGTCGCTGGTGCCGTTCCTGGAAGCCGAGTGGCGCGCCACCCAGGCGGCGGTCGCCGAACTGGACGGTGAGACCCCGTACGCGCTGACCGCCCTCGTCGAGGAGCTGCGGCGGGCGCTGGAGCAACGGCCGATGCGGCAGCGGATCCTCGACCACCTGGTCGAGCCGCCACGATGA
- a CDS encoding LacI family DNA-binding transcriptional regulator produces MRDDEEMGRITLAQVAQKAGVSISTVSKVLNGRQDVAPPTRIKVERLLETHAYRRTARSSREAPLIEIVFHELDSIWALELIRGVENVAKANQASVVLTESGTRHSPDPDWIEGVLQRRPIGVVLVFSALPQAVKQQLRARSIPFVIIDPAGDPDPDVPSVGSANWTGGLAATRHLIELGHRRIGIITGPEDMLCSLARLDGYRSAMSMAGLETAPELIRFGDFHVEGGYDRAMEMLSLPERPTAVFAGSDLQALGVLEAARVNGLRVPHDLSVVGYDDVQVARWSSPALTTVHQPLRQMAEEAAQMLLRLRTEEPSSTRLELATSLVVRKSTAPPRAD; encoded by the coding sequence ATGCGCGATGACGAGGAGATGGGCCGCATCACCCTGGCCCAGGTGGCCCAGAAGGCCGGCGTCTCCATTTCGACAGTTTCGAAGGTCCTCAACGGCCGGCAGGACGTGGCCCCGCCGACGAGGATCAAGGTGGAACGCCTGCTGGAGACCCACGCCTACCGGCGTACGGCGAGGTCGTCCCGGGAGGCGCCGCTCATCGAGATCGTCTTCCACGAGCTGGACAGCATCTGGGCCCTGGAGCTGATCCGCGGGGTGGAGAACGTCGCCAAGGCCAACCAGGCGAGCGTGGTGCTGACCGAGAGCGGCACCCGCCACTCACCGGACCCCGACTGGATCGAAGGGGTCCTGCAGCGCCGGCCCATCGGCGTCGTGCTGGTCTTCTCCGCCCTCCCTCAGGCGGTCAAGCAGCAACTCAGGGCTCGTTCCATACCTTTTGTCATCATCGACCCGGCCGGTGACCCCGATCCCGACGTACCGTCCGTGGGGTCGGCCAACTGGACCGGCGGCCTCGCCGCCACCCGGCATCTGATCGAGCTCGGACACCGGCGGATCGGCATCATCACCGGCCCCGAGGACATGCTCTGCTCCCTGGCCCGCCTCGACGGCTACCGCTCGGCGATGAGCATGGCCGGACTGGAAACCGCGCCCGAACTCATCCGGTTCGGCGACTTCCACGTGGAGGGCGGCTACGACCGGGCGATGGAGATGCTGAGCCTGCCGGAGCGGCCGACCGCCGTCTTCGCGGGCAGCGACCTGCAGGCCCTCGGCGTCCTGGAGGCGGCCCGCGTCAACGGGCTGCGCGTCCCGCACGACCTCTCCGTCGTCGGCTACGACGACGTCCAGGTCGCCCGCTGGTCCAGCCCGGCCCTGACCACGGTCCACCAGCCCCTGCGCCAGATGGCCGAGGAGGCGGCCCAGATGCTGCTGCGACTGCGCACCGAGGAACCGTCGTCGACGCGGCTGGAACTGGCGACGAGCCTGGTGGTGCGAAAGAGCACGGCGCCACCGCGGGCGGACTGA
- a CDS encoding ABC transporter substrate-binding protein — MKLRVRFPRAAVIGGLALAMTLSLSACGGATDDSAGGADEIHVLVYGDAANKVEKQLVETFNKTSKVKAVLDTIPGADYQAKLQTIISGKQAPDVFFNWGGGSIKPFVDADLLMPLDDFIAKDQGLKDKFLPSVFNTAVVDGKPYGVPMRGTQPVLMFHNKKVLADAGITPPKTWDELLAAVKTLKGKGVTPIALGGGDKWPTQMWYQYVYDRVAGPELFQKAMTGDKSAWESAESKKALSMIKELVDAGAFGTNFDSVKFTDGGSPALLATGKAAFELMGSWEYSTLQDAHPDFAKSDLGYGTFPTVTGGKGDPNNIAGNTNNYYSVLKRTEHPEAVADFLKLMYSDEFVKAQLSIGNLPTTTNTPDFLDTSASPEYSKFQYDLVAKAPAFQLSWDQAYPPAATTTIHSAVQQFFNGQLDADGFIKQMQSLPAA, encoded by the coding sequence ATGAAGCTACGCGTACGGTTCCCCCGGGCCGCCGTCATCGGCGGGTTGGCGCTGGCCATGACGCTTTCACTGTCCGCGTGCGGCGGGGCCACCGACGACTCGGCGGGCGGGGCCGACGAGATTCACGTCCTGGTCTACGGCGACGCGGCCAACAAGGTCGAGAAGCAGCTGGTCGAGACCTTCAACAAGACCTCCAAGGTGAAGGCCGTCCTGGACACCATCCCGGGCGCCGACTACCAGGCCAAGCTGCAGACGATCATCAGCGGCAAGCAGGCCCCGGACGTGTTCTTCAACTGGGGCGGCGGTTCCATCAAGCCGTTCGTCGACGCGGACCTGCTGATGCCGCTCGACGACTTCATCGCCAAGGACCAGGGCCTCAAGGACAAGTTCCTGCCCTCGGTGTTCAACACCGCGGTCGTGGACGGAAAGCCGTACGGCGTGCCCATGCGCGGCACCCAGCCCGTCCTGATGTTCCACAACAAGAAGGTCCTCGCGGACGCCGGCATCACCCCGCCGAAGACCTGGGACGAGCTGCTCGCGGCGGTCAAGACCCTCAAGGGCAAGGGCGTCACCCCGATCGCGCTCGGCGGCGGCGACAAGTGGCCGACGCAGATGTGGTACCAGTACGTCTACGACCGCGTCGCCGGGCCCGAGCTGTTCCAGAAGGCCATGACGGGCGACAAGAGCGCCTGGGAGAGCGCCGAGAGCAAGAAGGCCCTCTCCATGATCAAGGAGCTGGTCGACGCGGGCGCCTTCGGCACCAACTTCGACTCGGTGAAGTTCACCGACGGCGGTTCCCCGGCCCTGCTCGCCACGGGCAAGGCCGCCTTCGAGCTGATGGGCTCCTGGGAGTACTCGACCCTGCAGGACGCCCACCCGGACTTCGCCAAGAGCGACCTCGGCTACGGCACCTTCCCGACCGTCACCGGCGGCAAGGGCGACCCGAACAACATCGCGGGCAACACCAACAACTACTACTCGGTGCTGAAGAGGACCGAGCACCCCGAGGCGGTCGCCGACTTCCTCAAGCTCATGTACTCGGACGAGTTCGTGAAGGCGCAGCTGTCCATAGGCAACCTGCCCACCACCACGAACACCCCGGACTTCCTCGACACCTCGGCCAGCCCGGAGTACTCGAAGTTCCAGTACGACCTGGTCGCGAAGGCCCCCGCGTTCCAGCTCTCCTGGGACCAGGCGTACCCGCCCGCGGCGACGACCACGATCCACTCGGCCGTGCAGCAGTTCTTCAACGGCCAGCTCGACGCGGACGGCTTCATCAAGCAGATGCAGTCCCTGCCGGCCGCCTGA
- a CDS encoding carbohydrate ABC transporter permease yields MTTATAPAVDGEQSARTGRAPGRSGTGVGRPGFAWAAPAAVFFGLFAIVPLGMLVVLSFAGWNGLGEPEFVGLDNWTKLLADPVMLESLWLSVLLTLLGVVVQTPISILLGVWAAGRQRNRAVLTAVYFVPLLLSITAVSVLWRAVLDPNFGVPSQAEWLFGDGNLLGKQATAIGVLVFVATWQFTPLHTLIYQGAARAVPQVLYQAAQIDGAGRVRQFFHITLPQLRNSIITSVILMVVGGLTTFDTVLILTQGGPGTDTTISAYYMYQKAFKSFDFGAGAAIALLLVVVATVISLITVRLSGYDKMRSTQEGV; encoded by the coding sequence ATGACCACTGCCACCGCACCCGCCGTGGACGGCGAGCAGTCCGCACGGACCGGCCGCGCCCCCGGCCGGTCCGGCACCGGAGTGGGCCGCCCGGGCTTCGCCTGGGCGGCTCCCGCCGCCGTGTTCTTCGGACTGTTCGCCATCGTCCCGCTCGGCATGCTCGTCGTGCTGTCCTTCGCCGGCTGGAACGGCCTCGGCGAACCGGAGTTCGTCGGCCTCGACAACTGGACGAAGCTCCTCGCCGACCCCGTCATGCTGGAGAGCCTCTGGCTGAGCGTCCTGCTCACCCTGCTCGGCGTCGTCGTCCAGACCCCGATCAGCATCCTGCTGGGCGTCTGGGCCGCGGGCCGCCAGCGGAACCGGGCGGTCCTGACCGCCGTCTACTTCGTCCCGCTGCTGCTCTCCATCACGGCCGTCTCCGTGCTGTGGCGCGCCGTGCTCGACCCCAACTTCGGCGTGCCCTCGCAGGCCGAGTGGCTCTTCGGGGACGGCAATCTGCTCGGCAAGCAGGCGACCGCGATCGGTGTCCTGGTCTTCGTCGCCACCTGGCAGTTCACGCCCCTGCACACGCTCATCTACCAGGGCGCCGCCCGCGCGGTCCCGCAGGTCCTCTACCAGGCCGCCCAGATCGACGGGGCCGGCCGGGTCCGGCAGTTCTTCCACATCACCCTGCCGCAGCTGCGCAACAGCATCATCACCTCGGTGATCCTCATGGTCGTCGGCGGTCTCACGACCTTCGACACCGTGCTGATCCTCACCCAGGGCGGCCCCGGCACCGACACCACGATCAGTGCCTACTACATGTACCAAAAGGCCTTCAAAAGCTTCGACTTCGGCGCGGGCGCCGCCATCGCGCTGCTCCTCGTGGTCGTCGCCACGGTCATCTCGCTGATCACGGTCCGGCTGTCGGGCTACGACAAGATGCGCAGCACCCAGGAGGGCGTGTGA
- a CDS encoding carbohydrate ABC transporter permease, which yields MKSRPNYLAGFGSLVWLFLVGLPLYVMLIATFQSRADYAANGPLAFPDHFTLDNYVNDLNDGFAQYFLNTVIVTVAVVGIVLLLVPPLAYAIVRSQGRTTGVVFRLFLLGLAIPSQAVIVPMFYVISKAGLYDNLIGVILPTAAFAMPVCALILTGVMRDITPELYEAMTVDGASPWRTFFQLVLPLSKSGLSTIVVFSALQAWNGFLFPLVLTQSAGTKVITMGLYDFQTEHGVDIPGLLAAVVLSMLPILLVYLFARRALVQGLMGVGGK from the coding sequence ATGAAGAGCCGTCCCAACTACCTGGCGGGGTTCGGCTCGCTCGTCTGGCTCTTCCTCGTCGGCCTGCCGCTGTACGTCATGCTGATCGCGACGTTCCAGAGCCGGGCGGACTACGCGGCCAACGGCCCGCTCGCCTTCCCGGACCACTTCACGCTCGACAACTACGTCAACGACCTCAACGACGGCTTCGCGCAGTACTTCCTCAACACGGTGATCGTCACCGTGGCCGTCGTCGGCATCGTGCTGCTGCTCGTACCGCCGCTGGCGTACGCGATCGTCCGCAGCCAGGGCCGCACCACCGGCGTCGTCTTCCGGCTGTTCCTCCTCGGCCTCGCGATCCCCTCGCAGGCCGTGATCGTCCCGATGTTCTACGTCATCAGCAAGGCCGGTCTCTACGACAACCTCATCGGCGTGATCCTGCCGACCGCGGCCTTCGCGATGCCGGTGTGCGCGCTCATCCTCACCGGTGTGATGCGTGACATCACACCGGAGCTGTACGAGGCGATGACCGTGGACGGCGCCTCGCCCTGGCGGACCTTCTTCCAGCTCGTCCTCCCGCTCTCCAAGAGCGGCCTGTCGACGATCGTGGTCTTCTCCGCCCTCCAGGCGTGGAACGGCTTCCTCTTCCCGCTGGTGCTCACCCAGTCCGCCGGGACCAAGGTGATCACCATGGGTCTGTACGACTTCCAGACGGAACACGGGGTCGACATCCCCGGCCTGCTCGCCGCCGTGGTCCTGTCCATGCTCCCCATCCTGCTCGTCTACCTGTTCGCCCGTCGTGCCCTGGTCCAGGGGCTGATGGGGGTCGGAGGAAAGTGA